A genomic segment from Lutibacter sp. A80 encodes:
- a CDS encoding thioesterase family protein, which yields MISDKIEFRVRYGETDQMSYAYHGNYAAYFEMGRTEWLRKLGVSYKQMEKDGIMLPVINLNTFYLKPAKYDDVLTLKTTLAKMPTARIEFKFEITNNKNELLTTATAVLVFVNMKTNRPTRIPKYLLDKINSMV from the coding sequence ATGATTTCAGATAAAATAGAATTTAGAGTAAGATATGGTGAAACAGATCAAATGAGTTATGCCTACCATGGAAATTATGCAGCTTATTTTGAAATGGGACGTACCGAATGGCTTAGAAAACTGGGCGTATCATACAAACAAATGGAAAAAGATGGTATTATGTTACCTGTAATAAATTTAAATACATTTTATTTAAAACCCGCAAAATATGATGATGTTTTAACGCTAAAAACAACTTTAGCTAAAATGCCAACAGCTAGAATTGAATTTAAATTTGAAATAACAAATAATAAAAATGAATTGTTAACAACTGCAACTGCTGTTTTAGTTTTTGTAAATATGAAAACAAATAGACCTACTCGTATTCCTAAATACTTATTAGATAAAATAAACTCTATGGTGTAA